One Streptomyces sp. NBC_01237 genomic region harbors:
- a CDS encoding extracellular solute-binding protein — protein MRRGITATALVAALALAATACGSDDESGGSKGSGELSGTVTWWDTSTVGSEDKVFKKLAEGFEEKHPKVDVKYVNVPFGEAQNKFKNAAQAGAGAPDVIRSEVAWTPEFADLGYLAPLDGTSALKNQDDFLKQAAASTKYKDKTYAVPQVIDSMGVFYNKKIFKEAGVDVPTTIDDLKTVSKKIKDKTGKTGLYLRGDDAYWFLSFLYGEGGDLVDASSKSVTVDQPEGVKAFKVVEDLVESGAAKTDATDGWENMQSAFKDGKVAMMINGPWAVADTLAGNEFKDKDNLGIAPVPAGSAAQGAPQGGHNLAVYAGSKNLDASYAFVEYMTSVQSQATTAGELNLLPTRTSAYAKQEAVDSEIVGFFKPVVETAVERPWIPETGSLFAPLVTEYTKVLTGQTTPEKAASATGDSYRKLLKGWK, from the coding sequence ATGCGACGTGGCATAACGGCCACCGCCCTGGTCGCGGCCCTGGCGCTCGCGGCGACCGCCTGCGGCAGCGACGACGAGTCCGGCGGGAGCAAGGGCTCGGGCGAGCTCTCCGGCACGGTGACCTGGTGGGACACCTCGACCGTCGGCAGCGAGGACAAGGTCTTCAAGAAGCTCGCCGAGGGCTTCGAGGAGAAGCACCCGAAGGTCGACGTCAAGTACGTCAACGTCCCCTTCGGTGAGGCGCAGAACAAGTTCAAGAACGCCGCCCAGGCCGGCGCCGGCGCCCCCGACGTGATCCGCTCCGAGGTCGCCTGGACCCCCGAGTTCGCGGACCTCGGCTACCTGGCCCCGCTGGACGGCACCTCCGCCCTGAAGAACCAGGACGACTTCCTCAAGCAGGCCGCCGCGTCCACCAAGTACAAGGACAAGACGTACGCCGTCCCGCAGGTCATCGACTCCATGGGCGTCTTCTACAACAAGAAGATCTTCAAGGAGGCCGGTGTCGATGTCCCCACGACCATCGACGACCTGAAGACCGTCTCCAAGAAGATCAAGGACAAGACCGGCAAGACCGGCCTCTACCTCCGCGGCGACGACGCGTACTGGTTCCTGTCCTTCCTCTACGGCGAGGGCGGCGACCTGGTCGACGCGAGCAGCAAGTCCGTCACCGTCGACCAGCCCGAGGGCGTCAAGGCGTTCAAGGTCGTCGAGGACCTCGTCGAGTCCGGTGCGGCCAAGACCGACGCCACGGACGGCTGGGAGAACATGCAGTCGGCGTTCAAGGACGGCAAGGTCGCGATGATGATCAACGGCCCGTGGGCCGTCGCCGACACCCTCGCGGGCAATGAGTTCAAGGACAAGGACAACCTGGGCATCGCCCCGGTCCCGGCCGGTTCCGCCGCTCAGGGCGCCCCGCAGGGCGGCCACAACCTCGCCGTGTACGCGGGCTCCAAGAACCTCGACGCCTCCTACGCCTTCGTCGAGTACATGACGTCGGTGCAGAGCCAGGCCACGACGGCCGGTGAGCTGAACCTGCTGCCGACCCGTACCTCCGCGTACGCCAAGCAGGAGGCCGTGGACAGCGAGATCGTCGGCTTCTTCAAGCCGGTCGTCGAGACCGCCGTCGAGCGCCCCTGGATCCCGGAGACCGGCAGCCTCTTCGCCCCGCTCGTCACCGAGTACACCAAGGTCCTCACCGGCCAGACCACGCCGGAGAAGGCGGCCTCCGCGACCGGCGACTCGTACCGCAAGCTCCTCAAGGGCTGGAAGTAA
- a CDS encoding LacI family DNA-binding transcriptional regulator, with protein sequence MTARLADIATQAGVSEATVSRVLNGKPGVAATTRESVLAALDVLGYERPVRLRRRSAGLVGLITPELDNPIFPALAQVIGQALTRQGYTPVLATQSPGGSTEDELTEMLVDRGVAGIIFVSGLHADTSADMQRYEQLRAKGVPFVLVNGFSTKVRAPFISPDDRAAMRLAVTHLVALGHQRIGLAVGPKRFVPVLRKIEGFHATMQEQLGLAPDEVEELIEHSLYTLEGGQAAASALLERGCTAVVCASDMMALGAIRAARRLSRQVPRDLSVVGYDDSPLIAFTDPPLTTIRQPVTAMGQAAVRTLLEEIGGTPAPHSEFVFMPELVVRGSTASGPGALSGSHPRP encoded by the coding sequence ATGACCGCACGGCTTGCCGATATCGCAACTCAGGCGGGGGTCAGCGAAGCTACGGTCAGCCGAGTCCTGAACGGCAAGCCCGGTGTAGCGGCGACCACCCGTGAATCCGTCCTCGCGGCGCTCGACGTCCTCGGCTACGAACGTCCCGTACGGCTGCGCAGGCGCAGCGCGGGACTGGTCGGCCTGATCACACCCGAGCTGGACAACCCCATCTTCCCGGCACTGGCCCAGGTCATCGGCCAGGCGCTGACCCGGCAGGGGTACACACCGGTACTGGCGACCCAGAGTCCGGGCGGCTCCACCGAGGACGAGCTGACGGAGATGCTCGTCGACCGCGGCGTCGCCGGGATCATCTTCGTCTCCGGACTGCACGCGGACACCTCCGCCGATATGCAGCGCTATGAGCAACTGCGCGCCAAGGGCGTCCCCTTCGTCCTGGTCAACGGCTTCTCGACCAAGGTGCGGGCACCGTTCATCTCCCCCGACGACCGGGCGGCGATGCGGCTCGCGGTGACGCACCTGGTCGCGCTCGGACACCAGCGGATCGGCCTCGCGGTCGGCCCGAAGCGCTTCGTCCCGGTGCTCCGCAAGATCGAGGGTTTCCACGCCACGATGCAGGAGCAGCTCGGCCTCGCCCCGGACGAGGTGGAGGAGTTGATCGAGCACTCTCTGTACACACTGGAGGGCGGTCAGGCCGCCGCGTCGGCGCTGCTGGAGCGCGGGTGCACGGCGGTGGTGTGCGCGAGCGACATGATGGCCCTGGGCGCGATCCGGGCAGCCCGCCGGCTGTCGCGCCAGGTGCCGCGCGATCTGTCGGTGGTGGGGTACGACGATTCGCCGCTCATAGCGTTCACCGATCCGCCGCTGACCACCATCCGGCAGCCGGTGACGGCGATGGGCCAGGCGGCCGTGCGCACGCTCCTGGAGGAGATCGGCGGAACCCCGGCTCCCCACAGCGAGTTCGTCTTCATGCCTGAGCTGGTGGTTCGCGGTTCGACGGCATCGGGACCCGGAGCCCTCTCAGGGTCCCACCCTCGTCCTTGA
- a CDS encoding phosphatase PAP2 family protein, with protein sequence MGESHVKTQEGRSADTPSPQVDEASPAAERKSTLAKLRALRSPRRPRLWFEILLIAVSYWLYSLVRNAVPEQKAAALSNADWIWSVEKSLGLAFEESVNHAVNSVTWLIVSMNYYYATLHFVITIGVLIWLFRRHPGRYAAARLVLFATTAFALLGYYLYPLAPPRLMNGGNFIDTVMLHQTWGSMASGNLKNMSNQYAAMPSMHIGWSLWCGLTIFALASAPWARILGLLYPAATLVVIVATANHFWLDAVGGMACLAFGFAVSYAWYGALPNRLPKLVPSGGGHLTGLTARAPARDRRPVPEPSGHR encoded by the coding sequence ATGGGTGAATCGCACGTGAAAACACAGGAAGGCCGGTCGGCGGACACCCCGTCACCCCAGGTGGACGAGGCGTCCCCCGCGGCCGAGCGCAAGAGCACGCTCGCGAAGCTCCGCGCACTGCGGTCTCCGCGCCGTCCACGTCTCTGGTTCGAAATCCTGCTGATCGCGGTCAGCTACTGGCTGTATTCACTGGTGCGCAACGCCGTGCCCGAGCAGAAGGCCGCCGCGCTGAGCAACGCGGACTGGATCTGGTCGGTGGAGAAGTCCCTGGGCCTCGCCTTCGAGGAGAGCGTCAACCATGCCGTCAATTCGGTGACATGGCTGATCGTGTCGATGAACTACTACTACGCGACACTGCACTTCGTCATCACCATCGGTGTGCTCATCTGGCTGTTCCGCCGTCACCCCGGCCGCTACGCGGCGGCCCGGCTGGTGCTCTTCGCGACCACGGCCTTCGCCCTGCTCGGCTACTACCTGTATCCGCTGGCGCCGCCCCGCCTGATGAACGGCGGGAACTTCATCGACACGGTGATGCTGCACCAGACCTGGGGCTCGATGGCCTCGGGCAACCTCAAGAACATGTCGAACCAGTACGCGGCGATGCCGTCCATGCACATCGGCTGGTCGCTCTGGTGCGGTCTGACGATCTTCGCGCTGGCCTCGGCGCCCTGGGCGCGCATCCTGGGCCTGCTCTACCCGGCGGCCACCCTGGTCGTGATCGTGGCGACCGCCAACCACTTCTGGCTGGACGCGGTGGGCGGCATGGCCTGCCTGGCCTTCGGCTTCGCGGTCTCCTACGCCTGGTACGGGGCGCTGCCGAACCGGCTGCCGAAGCTGGTGCCGTCCGGCGGGGGGCACCTGACGGGATTGACGGCGCGTGCGCCCGCACGGGACCGCCGGCCGGTGCCGGAACCCTCGGGCCACCGCTGA
- a CDS encoding bifunctional [glutamine synthetase] adenylyltransferase/[glutamine synthetase]-adenylyl-L-tyrosine phosphorylase: protein MTTVPGRRSSTFTRLLRHGFTDPSAAEQLLDLDALSSVRSDPVLLEALGATADPDLALRGLVRLAEAEEADERQVLLDTLVTAKPLRDRLLGVLGASEALGDHLARHPRDWQALVTYEAVDLHPGVAEFEHGLADAVDPDSLRVAYRRCLLAIAARDVCGTTDLAETAAELADLATATLRAALAMARTSAPADAAQCRLAVIAMGKCGGHELNYVSDVDVIFVAEPVGGADENGAMQAAVRLAAHLMRICSDTTVEGTIWPVDANLRPEGRNGPLVRTLSSHLAYYQRWAKTWEFQALLKARPVAGDPELGAEYVEAVSPLVWQAADRENFVPDVQKMRRRVVDNIPPDRVERELKLGPGGLRDVEFAVQLLQLVHGRSDAGLHSGTTLEALRALAEGGYVGRADAAQLDEAYRFLRSMEHRIQLYRLRRTHLVPEDPADLRRLGRSLGMRTDPVAELNKAWKRHASVVRRLHEKLFYRPLLDAVAQLAPGESRLSAKAAGTRLEALGYADPAAALRHLEALSSGVSRKAAIQRTLLPVLLSWFADSADPDAGLLGFRKVSDALGKTPWYLRLLRDEGAAAENLARVLSAGRLAPDLLLRAPEAVAILGDPEGLKPRTRNNLEQEVLAAVGRAAGAESAVAVVRGVRRRELFRTTAADIIGSYGTEESPAEPDHGALVDRVGSAVTDLNAATLSGALRAAVREQWGDTLPTRFAVIGMGRFGGHELSYGSDADVLFVHAPREGVGDEEASRAANTVITEMRRLLQLPTADPPLLIDADLRPEGKSGPLVRTLKSYEAYYRRWGLVWESQALLRAEPMAGDAELGRSFVELIDPLRYPREGLGEDEVREIRRLKARMESERMPRGADPTLHTKLGRGGLSDVEWTVQLLQMQHGWSVPGLRTTRTREALSAACAAELIPADEARTLDDAWVLATRVRNAVMLVRGRPGDTFPSDGREMTAVGRYLGYEPGHVGDMLDDYRRITRRARAVVEERFYGAA, encoded by the coding sequence ATGACAACGGTGCCGGGGCGCAGAAGCAGTACGTTCACCCGACTGCTGCGGCACGGATTCACCGACCCGTCCGCCGCCGAACAGCTGCTGGACCTGGACGCCCTCTCCTCCGTACGGTCCGATCCGGTCCTGCTGGAAGCGCTCGGGGCGACCGCCGACCCCGATCTCGCGCTGCGCGGCCTCGTCCGGCTGGCCGAGGCGGAGGAGGCCGACGAACGGCAGGTCCTGCTCGACACCCTGGTCACCGCCAAGCCCCTGCGGGACCGGCTGCTCGGCGTTCTCGGCGCCTCGGAGGCGCTGGGGGACCATCTGGCGCGGCACCCGCGGGACTGGCAGGCACTCGTCACGTACGAGGCCGTGGATCTGCACCCCGGGGTCGCCGAGTTCGAGCACGGGCTCGCCGACGCCGTCGACCCGGACTCGCTGCGCGTCGCCTACCGCCGGTGCCTGCTGGCGATAGCGGCACGCGACGTGTGCGGGACGACCGACCTGGCCGAGACCGCCGCCGAGCTGGCCGACCTGGCGACCGCGACGCTGCGGGCGGCGCTCGCCATGGCCCGTACGTCCGCGCCCGCCGACGCCGCGCAGTGCCGGCTCGCCGTCATCGCGATGGGCAAGTGCGGCGGACACGAACTGAACTACGTCTCCGACGTCGACGTGATCTTCGTCGCCGAGCCGGTCGGCGGGGCCGACGAGAACGGGGCCATGCAGGCCGCGGTCCGGCTCGCCGCCCACCTGATGCGGATCTGCTCCGACACCACCGTCGAGGGCACCATCTGGCCCGTCGACGCCAACCTCCGCCCCGAGGGCCGCAACGGGCCGCTGGTGCGGACCCTGTCCTCGCACCTCGCGTACTACCAGCGCTGGGCCAAGACCTGGGAGTTCCAGGCGCTGCTGAAGGCCCGGCCCGTCGCCGGTGACCCGGAGCTCGGCGCGGAGTACGTCGAGGCCGTCTCCCCGCTCGTGTGGCAGGCCGCGGACCGGGAGAACTTCGTCCCCGACGTACAGAAGATGCGGCGCCGCGTCGTGGACAACATCCCCCCCGACCGGGTGGAGCGGGAGCTCAAGCTCGGTCCCGGTGGACTGCGGGACGTGGAGTTCGCCGTGCAGCTGCTCCAGCTGGTGCACGGACGCAGCGACGCCGGCCTGCACAGCGGTACGACGCTGGAGGCGCTGCGGGCGCTCGCCGAGGGCGGGTACGTGGGCCGCGCGGACGCCGCGCAGCTCGACGAGGCGTACCGCTTCCTGCGCTCCATGGAACACCGCATCCAGCTCTACCGGCTGCGCCGTACCCACCTGGTGCCCGAGGACCCGGCGGACCTGCGGCGGCTCGGCCGCTCCCTGGGCATGCGCACGGATCCGGTGGCCGAGCTGAACAAGGCGTGGAAGCGGCACGCCTCCGTCGTACGGCGGCTGCACGAGAAACTGTTCTACCGGCCGCTGCTGGACGCCGTCGCCCAGCTGGCGCCCGGCGAGTCCCGGCTCAGCGCGAAGGCGGCCGGAACCCGGCTCGAAGCACTCGGGTACGCGGACCCGGCCGCCGCGCTGCGGCACCTGGAGGCGCTGTCGTCCGGGGTGTCGCGCAAGGCGGCCATCCAGCGCACGCTGCTGCCGGTGCTGCTCAGCTGGTTCGCGGACTCCGCCGACCCGGACGCCGGACTCCTCGGCTTCCGCAAGGTGTCCGACGCGCTCGGCAAGACCCCCTGGTACCTGCGGCTCCTGCGTGACGAGGGGGCCGCGGCGGAGAACCTCGCCCGGGTCCTGTCGGCCGGCCGCCTCGCCCCCGACCTGCTGCTGCGGGCCCCGGAGGCCGTCGCGATCCTCGGCGACCCGGAGGGGCTGAAGCCGCGCACCCGGAACAACCTGGAGCAGGAGGTGCTGGCCGCGGTCGGGCGGGCCGCGGGCGCCGAGTCCGCGGTGGCCGTGGTCCGTGGCGTACGGCGGCGGGAGCTGTTCCGCACGACGGCGGCGGACATCATCGGCTCCTACGGCACCGAGGAGAGCCCCGCCGAGCCCGATCACGGCGCTCTCGTCGACCGGGTCGGCTCCGCGGTCACCGATCTGAACGCCGCCACGCTCTCCGGCGCCCTGCGCGCCGCCGTACGCGAACAGTGGGGCGACACCCTGCCGACCAGGTTCGCCGTCATCGGGATGGGCCGCTTCGGCGGTCACGAGCTGAGTTACGGCTCCGACGCCGACGTCCTGTTCGTCCACGCGCCGCGCGAGGGCGTCGGCGACGAGGAGGCGAGCCGGGCGGCCAACACGGTGATCACCGAGATGCGCAGACTGCTCCAGCTGCCCACGGCGGACCCGCCGCTCCTGATCGACGCGGATCTGCGGCCCGAGGGCAAGAGCGGTCCGCTGGTGCGCACCCTGAAGTCGTACGAGGCGTACTACCGGCGCTGGGGGCTGGTGTGGGAGAGCCAGGCCCTGCTGCGGGCCGAACCGATGGCGGGCGACGCTGAGCTGGGGCGCAGCTTCGTCGAACTGATCGATCCGCTGCGGTATCCCAGGGAGGGCCTGGGGGAGGACGAGGTCCGTGAGATCCGCCGTCTCAAGGCCCGGATGGAGTCCGAGCGCATGCCGCGCGGCGCCGACCCGACGCTCCACACCAAACTGGGGCGCGGTGGGCTGAGCGATGTCGAGTGGACGGTGCAGCTGCTGCAGATGCAGCACGGCTGGTCGGTGCCCGGACTGCGCACGACCCGTACCCGTGAGGCACTGTCCGCGGCGTGCGCGGCGGAGCTGATCCCGGCCGACGAGGCCCGGACCCTGGACGACGCGTGGGTGCTGGCGACCCGGGTGCGCAACGCGGTGATGCTGGTACGGGGGCGGCCCGGCGACACGTTTCCGTCCGACGGGCGGGAGATGACGGCGGTGGGGCGCTACCTGGGCTACGAGCCCGGACACGTCGGCGACATGCTGGACGACTACCGGCGGATCACACGCCGGGCGCGGGCGGTGGTGGAGGAGCGGTTCTACGGGGCCGCGTGA
- a CDS encoding pyridoxamine 5'-phosphate oxidase family protein — translation MGGTMPSNTPVTELDARFSSKDATARPWQEGVALLDAAQLYWLSTVRPDGRPHVTPLIGVWWEGALHFCTGPTERKARNLLASPEVVLTTGANTLDTGFDVVVEGRAEQVTDESRLGLLAEAWEAKYGGDWHFEVSDGAFVNGQAGRADVFAVAPRTAFGFGKGEPFSQTRWQFG, via the coding sequence ATGGGAGGAACCATGCCGTCGAACACCCCGGTGACCGAGCTGGACGCCCGGTTCAGCAGCAAAGATGCCACGGCCCGTCCCTGGCAGGAGGGGGTGGCCCTGCTGGACGCGGCACAGCTGTACTGGCTCTCCACGGTCCGCCCGGACGGCCGCCCGCACGTCACACCGCTGATCGGGGTCTGGTGGGAGGGTGCGCTGCATTTCTGTACGGGTCCCACCGAGCGCAAGGCGCGCAATCTGCTCGCCAGTCCGGAGGTCGTCCTGACGACCGGCGCCAACACGCTGGACACCGGCTTCGACGTGGTCGTCGAGGGCCGGGCGGAGCAGGTGACGGACGAGAGCAGGCTGGGCCTGCTGGCCGAGGCGTGGGAGGCGAAGTACGGCGGTGACTGGCACTTCGAGGTGAGCGACGGCGCGTTCGTCAACGGGCAGGCCGGCCGCGCCGACGTGTTCGCGGTGGCCCCGCGCACGGCCTTCGGCTTCGGCAAGGGCGAGCCGTTCAGCCAGACGCGGTGGCAGTTCGGCTGA
- a CDS encoding putative protein N(5)-glutamine methyltransferase yields MSVFSSQSSLSSIATTLRTAGCVFAEDEAELLVSTAESPAALAAMVERRVAGLPLEHVLGWAEFCGRRIAVDLGVFVPRRRTEFLVRQAAALAPAQAVVVDLCCGTGALGTALAATLDRVELHAADVEPAAVRCARRNVGGLGQVYEGDLFAPLPGSLRGRVDILLANVPYVPTDDVELLPAEARIHEPRVALDGGGDGLDVMRRVAAEAPRWLAPGGSLLVETSERQAARAAETVGGSGLIPRLVTSEELYATVVIGTLPG; encoded by the coding sequence ATGTCGGTCTTCTCTTCGCAGTCCTCGCTCTCCTCGATCGCCACCACGCTCCGTACCGCCGGCTGTGTCTTCGCCGAGGACGAGGCCGAACTCCTCGTCTCCACCGCCGAATCCCCGGCCGCCCTCGCCGCGATGGTCGAACGCCGGGTCGCCGGGCTCCCCCTCGAACACGTCCTGGGCTGGGCCGAGTTCTGCGGTCGGCGCATCGCCGTGGACCTCGGTGTCTTCGTGCCCCGCCGCCGTACCGAATTCCTCGTCCGGCAGGCCGCGGCCCTCGCGCCCGCACAGGCGGTCGTCGTCGACCTCTGCTGCGGAACGGGCGCGCTCGGCACCGCGCTGGCCGCGACCCTGGACCGGGTCGAACTGCACGCCGCCGATGTCGAACCCGCGGCCGTACGGTGCGCCCGGCGCAATGTGGGCGGACTCGGGCAGGTCTACGAGGGGGACCTCTTCGCCCCGCTGCCCGGCTCGCTGCGGGGCCGGGTCGACATCCTGCTCGCCAATGTCCCCTACGTACCGACGGACGACGTCGAACTGCTGCCCGCCGAGGCGCGCATCCATGAGCCGAGGGTCGCGCTCGACGGCGGCGGGGACGGACTCGACGTCATGCGCCGGGTGGCGGCCGAGGCGCCGCGGTGGCTGGCACCCGGCGGCAGCCTGCTGGTCGAGACGAGCGAGCGCCAGGCGGCGCGGGCGGCGGAGACCGTGGGCGGCAGCGGACTGATCCCGCGCCTGGTGACCTCCGAGGAGCTGTACGCCACCGTCGTCATCGGGACCCTTCCCGGGTGA
- a CDS encoding MDR family MFS transporter — MDHRHVLRALSGLLIVLFVAMISSTVVSVALPQIIGSLNGTQSQYTWVVTATLLASTASTPIWGKLADLFSKKMLLQISIGIFVVSSIACGFAQSTEQLIAFRALQGLGMGALQVLVQVIIAAMISPKERGRYNGYLGGVMAVATVGGPLLGGFITDASWLGWRWCFFVAVPFTLLASVMLGRTLHLAEVRRPETKVDYLGATLIAAGVSLLLLWVTFVGNDFDWLSWQTAAMVGASVVILGAAVLVEARVKEPVVPLHVVRRRDPALAIVASLAVGMAMFGGAVFLGQYFQIGRGYSPTEAGLLTIPLMAGVLVSSTVAGRMVSKTGKVKPYIITGVVVLTLGFLGLSTIDHETNLVLVSFGMLAVGIGVGMSMQNLVLVLQNTVPLSELGAASGAITFFRSLGGTMGVSVLGAVLANQVATKITHGLKELGIDPAASGSGGSTLNVAAMPPQIQEVVRAAYGDATGHIFLISAAIAVIGVIASLFLTSTKLRDSVDL; from the coding sequence ATGGATCACCGCCACGTACTGCGGGCCCTGAGCGGGCTGCTCATCGTGCTGTTCGTGGCGATGATCAGCAGCACGGTGGTCTCGGTCGCGCTCCCGCAGATCATCGGCTCGCTCAACGGCACGCAGTCGCAGTACACCTGGGTCGTCACCGCGACCCTGCTCGCCTCGACGGCCTCCACCCCGATCTGGGGCAAGCTCGCCGATCTGTTCAGCAAGAAGATGCTGCTCCAGATATCCATCGGCATCTTCGTCGTCTCGTCGATCGCCTGCGGTTTCGCTCAGTCCACCGAGCAGCTCATCGCCTTCCGTGCCCTCCAGGGCCTCGGCATGGGCGCCCTCCAGGTGCTCGTCCAGGTGATCATCGCCGCGATGATCAGCCCCAAGGAGCGAGGCCGCTACAACGGCTACCTCGGCGGCGTCATGGCCGTCGCCACCGTCGGCGGGCCGCTGCTGGGCGGCTTCATCACCGACGCGTCCTGGCTGGGCTGGCGCTGGTGCTTCTTCGTCGCGGTGCCGTTCACGCTTCTCGCGTCCGTGATGCTCGGCCGCACCCTGCACCTCGCCGAGGTGCGCCGCCCCGAGACCAAGGTCGACTACCTCGGCGCCACCCTCATCGCCGCCGGGGTCAGCCTCCTGCTGCTCTGGGTCACCTTCGTCGGCAACGACTTCGACTGGCTCTCCTGGCAGACCGCCGCCATGGTCGGCGCGAGCGTCGTGATCCTGGGCGCGGCCGTCCTGGTCGAGGCCCGGGTCAAGGAGCCGGTCGTGCCGCTCCATGTCGTACGCCGCCGGGACCCCGCCCTCGCCATCGTCGCGAGCCTCGCGGTCGGTATGGCGATGTTCGGCGGCGCGGTCTTCCTCGGCCAGTACTTCCAGATCGGCCGCGGCTACTCGCCGACCGAGGCCGGACTGCTCACCATCCCGCTGATGGCCGGAGTGCTCGTCTCCTCGACCGTCGCCGGCCGCATGGTCTCCAAGACCGGCAAGGTCAAGCCGTACATCATCACCGGTGTCGTCGTGCTCACCCTCGGCTTCCTGGGGCTGTCCACGATCGACCACGAGACCAACCTCGTCCTCGTGTCGTTCGGGATGCTCGCCGTCGGCATCGGGGTCGGCATGTCGATGCAGAACCTGGTCCTGGTCCTCCAGAACACCGTCCCGCTCAGCGAACTCGGCGCGGCCAGCGGGGCGATCACCTTCTTCCGCTCGCTGGGCGGCACCATGGGCGTCTCGGTGCTGGGCGCGGTGCTCGCCAACCAGGTCGCCACGAAGATCACCCACGGTCTGAAGGAGCTGGGCATCGACCCGGCGGCCTCCGGGTCGGGCGGTTCGACCCTGAACGTGGCGGCCATGCCGCCGCAGATACAGGAAGTCGTGCGCGCCGCGTACGGCGACGCGACCGGCCATATCTTCCTGATCTCGGCGGCCATCGCGGTGATCGGTGTCATCGCGTCCCTGTTCCTGACCTCCACGAAGCTGCGCGACAGCGTGGATCTGTAG
- a CDS encoding acyl-CoA-like ligand-binding transcription factor yields MESSVGLRERKKEATRQAVHEATLRLTVEHGFDHVTVEAVADAAGISRRTFSNYFTNKEDALLYGEEQQIRGLVQAVRERPADEPAWTALRAAMARFTERVAPPEREWAVRTRLAMRHPSLLARQLANHAAMERDLADAVAARPGPPGGAVRPMVLAAAFLSSMRIAMRMWIEEDRARQPAEVIEEILDEMARGFA; encoded by the coding sequence ATGGAGAGTTCTGTGGGACTGCGGGAACGCAAGAAGGAAGCCACCCGGCAGGCCGTGCACGAGGCGACACTGCGCCTGACCGTCGAGCACGGCTTCGACCATGTGACGGTGGAGGCGGTCGCCGACGCGGCCGGGATCTCCCGCAGAACGTTCTCCAACTACTTCACGAACAAGGAGGACGCCCTCCTGTACGGGGAGGAGCAGCAGATAAGAGGTCTGGTCCAGGCCGTGCGCGAGCGCCCCGCCGATGAGCCCGCCTGGACCGCGCTGCGGGCGGCGATGGCCCGGTTCACGGAGCGGGTGGCCCCGCCGGAGCGCGAGTGGGCGGTACGCACCCGGCTGGCCATGCGCCACCCGTCCCTCCTCGCCCGCCAGCTGGCCAACCACGCCGCGATGGAACGGGACCTGGCGGACGCGGTGGCCGCCCGCCCGGGTCCCCCCGGCGGAGCGGTGCGGCCGATGGTCCTCGCCGCGGCCTTCCTGTCCTCGATGCGGATCGCGATGCGCATGTGGATCGAGGAGGACCGGGCCCGGCAGCCGGCCGAGGTGATCGAGGAGATCCTGGACGAGATGGCCCGCGGCTTCGCGTGA
- a CDS encoding DinB family protein has translation MRRMSDRPARWTRATVYPDMWADPDDDPRDNQGAGPDGELATLLDFLSGYRMTLRMKCEGLDPEQLARRSVPPSTMSLLGLVRHLAEVERDWRNWISDGDPLPKLYGRKDADFDLAVAEQSEVDAAYADLAREQAALDASLAEHPDLGERLGRDGIAVRELMVHRIDEYARHCGHADLLRECVDGRVGQ, from the coding sequence ATGCGACGCATGAGCGACCGACCCGCACGCTGGACCCGGGCCACCGTCTACCCCGACATGTGGGCGGACCCGGACGACGACCCCCGCGACAACCAGGGCGCCGGCCCGGACGGCGAGCTCGCGACGCTGCTCGACTTCCTGTCGGGCTACCGCATGACCCTGCGGATGAAGTGCGAGGGCCTGGACCCGGAGCAGTTGGCCCGCCGGTCGGTTCCCCCGTCGACGATGTCGCTGCTCGGCCTGGTTCGGCACCTCGCCGAGGTGGAACGGGACTGGCGCAACTGGATCAGCGACGGTGACCCGCTGCCGAAGCTGTACGGCAGGAAGGACGCGGACTTCGACCTGGCTGTCGCCGAGCAGTCCGAGGTCGACGCCGCGTACGCCGATCTGGCACGCGAACAGGCCGCGCTCGACGCCTCGTTGGCCGAGCACCCGGATCTGGGCGAGCGTCTGGGCAGGGACGGGATCGCGGTTCGGGAGCTGATGGTGCACAGGATCGACGAGTACGCCCGCCACTGCGGGCACGCCGACCTGTTGCGCGAGTGCGTCGACGGACGAGTGGGCCAGTAG